A genomic region of Metopolophium dirhodum isolate CAU chromosome 1, ASM1992520v1, whole genome shotgun sequence contains the following coding sequences:
- the LOC132936926 gene encoding uncharacterized protein LOC132936926 encodes MDWTDEECLLLIDLFKARPILWDPTNSQYKMAKKKIDYWSEIAKEMNRNVNEVRRKMDSLQASYRRERRIEGSTSRSGAGTDEVFRSKWYAFKAMQFLKDKFLPRDTRDTIAPDHSQLLEDTTIIDNETTIGECMEETAGESQQPLQEQRKTFVSPKKIASKRKNANDSDKIMIQNLQNIMQDISDRRQSKKQKNDNTLFGEFIASKLEQFDDRTKTILQHQISTLIFNAELSYKFQPPTNQSQETSSSQIATSLPHLHSIYSIPPQSTAETYQASTSSSSMQSPYSALTPSPTHHSTFLTQPQSLDTYFSSSSSSPPLHSMPAALSQSPQPQYMPNNFTDNL; translated from the exons atggatTGGACGGATGAAGAGTGTCTACttcttattgatttatttaaagcCAGACCAATTTTATGGGATCCAACTAATAGCCAATATAagatggcaaaaaaaaaaatcgactaTTGGTCTGAAATAGCTAAAGAAATGAATAGAAATGTCAATGAAGTGAGGAGGAAAATGGATAGCTTACAAGCATCATACAGAAGGGAACGTCGCATTGAAGGAAGCACAAGCCGTTCCGGCGCTGGAACCGATGAAGTGTTTCGTTCCAAATGGTATGCTTTTAAAGCGATGCAGTTTTTGAAAGACAAATTTTTGCCACGAGACACTAGAGATACCATTGCT cCAGATCATAGTCAATTATTGGAAGATACAACTATAATCGATAATGAAACTACTATAGGTGAATGTATGGAGGAAACTGCAGGAGAATCACAACAACCACTGCAAGAGCAAAGAAAAACATTTGTTTCCCCCAAAAAAATAGCAAGTAAACGCAAAAATGCAAATGACAGTGACAAAATTATGattcaaaatttacaaaatattatgcaagaTATTTCTGACAGAAGGCagtcaaaaaaacaaaagaatgaTAACACTCTATTTGGAGAATTTATTGCGAGCAAATTGGAACAGTTTGACGATCGcacgaaaacaatattacaacatCAAATAAGTACACTAATATTTAACGCTGAATTAAGCTATAAGTTCCAACCACCAACTAATCAGTCTCAAGAAACTAGCAGTTCACAAATTGCAACATCATTGCCACATCTTCATTCGATATACTCTATTCCACCACAGTCAACTGCAGAAACATACCAAGCTTCAACATCTTCGTCTTCTATGCAGTCACCGTATTCTGCTTTAACACCTTCACCAACTCATCATTCTACGTTTTTAACTCAACCACAGTCACTGGACACATActtttcgtcgtcgtcgtcttcacCACCTCTTCATTCCATGCCCGCTGCTCTGTCTCAGTCACCACAGCCACAGTATATGCCCAACAACTTTACtgataatttgtaa
- the LOC132936925 gene encoding uncharacterized protein LOC132936925, whose amino-acid sequence MSSSEDADDILLACACAITTKLLVKKKQRKRRRWWMRSLYRNKNLYSGSMLLNDLKNEDGDHFKNCCRMSPETFNNLLSVIEPKIKKEDTQFRLSIPANERLALTLRFLATGDSFASLSLLFKVSKSSISSIIPEVCAAIIEELQDYIKLPTTQKEWLDVARKYETTWNFPHCLGAIDGKHVQLQAPIGSGSDYFNYKSTFSIVLMAIVDADYNFLYANIGCQGRISDGGVFRNTSFFKKLEENDLRLPPEKNLNGREKAVPYVFVADEAFPLTVNILKPYPGSHEKGSIKRTYNYRLSRARRVVENVFGILSAVFRVLRKPMLLEPSKAELVITTCVYLHNYLRKNKSSRDAYSPPDFFDREVEGHNTVGSWRLETNNTLRPLERVGRRASRLAEENRNEFAEYFCGNGAVSWQTELA is encoded by the exons atgtcgtcAAGTGAAGATGCCGATGATATATTACTAGCTTGTGCGTGTGCTATTACCACGAAATtattggtgaaaaaaaaacaaagaaaaagaCGTCGTTGGTGGATGCGATCGCTGTATCGGAACAAAAATTTATATAGTGGTAGTATGTTACTTAATGACTTAAAAAATGAAGACGGAGACCATTTTAAAAACTGCTGTAGAATGTCTCCTGAAACTTTCAACAATTTACTCAGTGTTATTGaacccaaaataaaaaaagaagatacACAGTTTAGGCTATCTATACCAGCAAATGAAAGGCTAGCTTTAACTCTCAGATTCTTAGCCACAGGTGATTCTTTTGCAAGTTTATCGTTACTCTTTAAAGTATCAAAATCATCCATCTCGTCCATAATTCCGGAAGTATGCGCTGCAATAATTGAAGAACTACAAGATTATATTAAG TTACCAACAACCCAAAAAGAGTGGTTAGATGTTGCCAGAAAATATGAAACAACTTGGAACTTTCCACATTGCCTTGGTGCGATTGATGGAAAACATGTGCAATTGCAGGCACCTATTGGAAGTGGTAGTGATtactttaattataaatcaacaTTTAGTATCGTTCTTATGGCGATCGTTGATgctgattataattttttgtacgcAAATATCGGTTGCCAGGGCAGAATTTCGGATGGAGGGGTTTTCCGAAATACgtcgttttttaaaaaactcgAAGAAAATGATTTGAGACTTCcaccagaaaaaaatttaaatgggaGAGAAAAAGCAGTACCATATGTGTTTGTAGCCGACGAAGCTTTCCCCTTAACAGTAAATATACTTAAACCCTATCCCGGAAGTCATGAAAAAGGATCAATCAAAAGAACATACAACTATCGATTGTCTAGAGCCCGAAGAGTTGTGGAAAACGTTTTTGGCATTTTATCGGCAGTGTTCAGAGTGCTTCGAAAACCAATGCTACTTGAACCAAGCAAAGCAGAGCTTGTAATCACGACATGTGTTTACTTACACAATTatttacgaaaaaataaatcatcGAGGGATGCATATTCACCGCCAGATTTTTTTGATCGTGAAGTTGAAGGACATAATACTGTTGGATCTTGGAGACTAGAAACCAATAATACTTTACGTCCATTAGAAAGAGTGGGAAGAAGAGCTTCACGATTGGCAGAGGAAAACAGAAATGAATTTGCAGAGTATTTCTGTGGAAATGGTGCAGTTTCGTGGCAAACAGAATTAGCTtaa